A genomic region of Clavibacter michiganensis subsp. insidiosus contains the following coding sequences:
- a CDS encoding oxygenase MpaB family protein, which translates to MRSRTHPARRPGGSIRDIAGEGILLAAGARAILLQVADPAVARGVAEHSDFASRPLDRLEGTLGYVYAVVFGSPEEVARARRIVGRAHAPVRSTDAAADGSAPAYSAYDPELQLWVAATVYQSAITMFELCFGPLPDEAADRIHRQYAVLGTALQVPEGMWPGDRRAFRAYWDERIATLEPTADARRIAGTLLDGRGAPPAVRAVMPLVALVTAGLLPPRIRTGFGMRWDARLERRCARLLAPVLAVYRVLPRVAREAPRSVITRRYRRRAVG; encoded by the coding sequence ATGAGGTCGAGGACGCATCCCGCGCGTCGGCCTGGCGGATCCATCCGGGACATCGCGGGCGAGGGCATCCTCCTGGCAGCGGGAGCGCGGGCGATCCTTCTCCAGGTCGCGGACCCGGCCGTGGCCCGCGGCGTGGCCGAGCACAGCGACTTCGCGTCGCGGCCGCTCGACCGGCTCGAGGGCACGCTCGGCTACGTCTACGCCGTCGTGTTCGGCTCCCCCGAGGAGGTCGCGCGCGCCCGGCGGATCGTCGGGCGGGCGCATGCACCGGTCCGGTCGACGGACGCAGCGGCGGACGGCTCGGCGCCGGCCTACTCCGCCTACGACCCGGAGCTGCAGCTCTGGGTGGCGGCGACGGTGTACCAGTCGGCCATCACGATGTTCGAGCTCTGCTTCGGCCCGCTGCCCGACGAGGCGGCCGACAGGATCCACCGGCAGTACGCCGTCCTCGGCACGGCGCTGCAGGTGCCGGAGGGGATGTGGCCCGGGGACCGCCGGGCGTTCCGCGCCTACTGGGACGAGCGGATCGCGACGCTCGAGCCGACGGCGGACGCGCGGCGGATCGCGGGGACGCTGCTCGACGGACGGGGCGCTCCTCCCGCGGTCCGCGCGGTCATGCCCCTCGTGGCGCTCGTGACGGCGGGGCTCCTGCCGCCGCGGATCCGGACGGGCTTCGGGATGCGATGGGACGCGCGGCTCGAGCGGCGCTGCGCCCGCCTCCTCGCGCCCGTCCTCGCCGTCTACCGGGTGCTGCCGCGCGTCGCGCGAGAGGCGCCGCGCTCGGTCATCACGCGCAGGTACCGCCGCCGCGCCGTCGGATAG
- the sucC gene encoding ADP-forming succinate--CoA ligase subunit beta, producing the protein MDLFEYQARDLFESYGVPVLPGIVADTAEEVRAAAEKLGGTVVVKAQVKTGGRGKAGGVKVAQSADAAHEAAQSILGLDIKGHTVHRVMVAAGARIAQEFYFSILLDRAERSYLCLASYEGGMEIEELAVTRPEALARIEIDPVAGIDAAKAEEIARAASFPEELIAKVAPVFERLWWVYRDEDATLVEVNPLVLTESGDIIALDGKVTLDENAGFRHEGHAALEDAAAADPLEAKAKESDLNYVKLDGQVGIIGNGAGLVMSTLDVVSYAGEQHGGVRPANFLDIGGGASAEVMAAGLDVILGDEQVTSVFVNVFGGITSCDAVANGIVGALDKLGDAATKPLVVRLDGNNVEEGRRILEERAHPLVTVVGTMDEAADKAAELAAA; encoded by the coding sequence GTGGATCTTTTCGAATACCAGGCCAGGGACCTCTTCGAGTCCTACGGCGTCCCGGTCCTCCCGGGGATCGTCGCCGACACCGCCGAGGAGGTGCGCGCCGCGGCCGAGAAGCTGGGCGGCACCGTCGTCGTGAAGGCGCAGGTGAAGACCGGAGGCCGGGGCAAGGCCGGCGGCGTCAAGGTCGCCCAGAGCGCCGACGCGGCCCACGAGGCGGCGCAGTCCATCCTCGGGCTCGACATCAAGGGCCACACCGTGCACCGCGTGATGGTCGCGGCCGGAGCCCGCATCGCGCAGGAGTTCTACTTCTCGATCCTCCTCGACCGCGCCGAGCGCTCCTACCTGTGCCTCGCCAGCTACGAGGGCGGCATGGAGATCGAGGAGCTCGCGGTCACGCGCCCCGAGGCGCTCGCCCGCATCGAGATCGACCCGGTCGCCGGCATCGACGCCGCCAAGGCCGAGGAGATCGCCCGCGCCGCCTCGTTCCCCGAGGAGCTCATCGCCAAGGTCGCGCCCGTCTTCGAGCGCCTCTGGTGGGTCTACCGCGACGAGGACGCGACGCTCGTCGAGGTCAACCCGCTCGTCCTCACGGAGTCGGGCGACATCATCGCCCTCGACGGCAAGGTCACGCTCGACGAGAACGCCGGCTTCCGCCACGAGGGCCACGCCGCCCTCGAGGACGCGGCCGCCGCCGACCCGCTCGAGGCCAAGGCCAAGGAGTCCGACCTCAACTACGTCAAGCTCGACGGCCAGGTCGGCATCATCGGCAACGGCGCGGGCCTCGTCATGTCCACGCTCGACGTCGTCAGCTACGCCGGCGAGCAGCACGGCGGCGTGCGCCCGGCCAACTTCCTCGACATCGGCGGCGGAGCGTCGGCCGAGGTCATGGCCGCCGGCCTCGACGTCATCCTCGGCGACGAGCAGGTCACGAGCGTCTTCGTCAACGTCTTCGGCGGCATCACGTCGTGCGACGCGGTCGCGAACGGCATCGTCGGCGCGCTCGACAAGCTCGGCGACGCCGCCACCAAGCCCCTCGTCGTCCGCCTCGACGGCAACAACGTCGAGGAGGGTCGCCGCATCCTCGAGGAGCGCGCCCACCCCCTCGTCACCGTCGTCGGCACCATGGACGAGGCGGCCGACAAGGCCGCCGAGCTGGCCGCCGCGTAA
- the sucD gene encoding succinate--CoA ligase subunit alpha: MSILLDENSRIIVQGLTGSEGTKHAGRMLASGSKVVGGVNPRKAGSTVTIEGVELPIFGSVAEAMAETGADVSVIFVPPAFAKSAVVEAIDAAIPLAVVITEGIPVKDSAEFWSHAKSTGGKTRIVGPNCPGIISPGKSNAGIIPATITEVGPIGLVSKSGTLTYQMMFELRDLGISTAIGIGGDPIIGTTHIDALEAFEADPETRAIVMIGEIGGDAEERAAEYIKAHVTKPVVAYVAGFTAPEGKTMGHAGAIVSGGSGTAQGKKEALEASGVKVGKTPTETANLLREVFAAL, from the coding sequence ATGTCGATTCTTCTCGACGAGAACAGCAGGATCATCGTCCAGGGCCTCACGGGCTCCGAGGGCACCAAGCACGCGGGCCGCATGCTCGCGTCCGGCAGCAAGGTCGTCGGCGGCGTCAACCCGCGCAAGGCGGGCAGCACGGTCACCATCGAGGGGGTCGAGCTCCCGATCTTCGGCTCGGTCGCCGAGGCCATGGCGGAGACGGGCGCCGACGTGTCGGTCATCTTCGTCCCGCCGGCCTTCGCCAAGAGCGCCGTGGTGGAGGCGATCGACGCCGCCATCCCGCTCGCGGTCGTCATCACCGAGGGCATCCCCGTCAAGGACTCCGCGGAGTTCTGGTCGCACGCCAAGAGCACGGGCGGGAAGACGCGCATCGTCGGCCCGAACTGCCCCGGCATCATCAGCCCCGGCAAGTCGAACGCCGGCATCATCCCCGCCACCATCACCGAGGTCGGCCCCATCGGCCTCGTGTCGAAGTCGGGCACGCTCACGTACCAGATGATGTTCGAGCTGCGCGACCTCGGCATCTCGACCGCCATCGGCATCGGCGGCGACCCGATCATCGGCACGACGCACATCGACGCCCTCGAGGCGTTCGAGGCCGACCCGGAGACGCGCGCCATCGTCATGATCGGCGAGATCGGCGGCGACGCCGAGGAGCGCGCGGCAGAGTACATCAAGGCGCACGTCACCAAGCCGGTCGTCGCGTACGTCGCGGGCTTCACCGCTCCCGAGGGCAAGACCATGGGCCACGCCGGCGCCATCGTCTCCGGCGGCAGCGGCACGGCGCAGGGCAAGAAGGAGGCCCTCGAGGCCTCCGGCGTCAAGGTCGGCAAGACGCCGACCGAGACGGCCAACCTCCTCCGCGAGGTCTTCGCCGCCCTGTAG
- a CDS encoding cell division protein PerM, whose amino-acid sequence MNRHATALFAALEALLVVGVGVALPLVPLTALWAGQYDLQIDWGVFARTAVDLWLLGHGVPLTASLDPSLASSLGLPGVDAPFALTLAPLGFALLTLLLGIRAGRRIVETDHPGVGAVSAVATTAVLSLGLALAAQHEGVSPAVGRGAILPTLVLALGLLVGGIARADRARARRWWGSLSSGRAAGAIRSARDAFDRLPDGATSVAATAVRGGAAAAFGVVAISAVVVAVLLGLQYATVITLYETLQTGIVGGVALTLAQIALLPNLVMWAASWLIGPGFALGTGSSISPLGTTVGPIPSVPVLGVLPQGAFDLGYLGILVPVVVSFVAAVALSPRVARIPEPEARRWPWFLVAGLGMGLVGAVVLALLAVLSGGAAGPGRLADVGPAAGWILLVAFLEVGVASVAGMFVSGLMAPLVRRSPEGRG is encoded by the coding sequence ATGAACCGACACGCAACCGCCCTGTTCGCGGCACTCGAGGCGCTCCTGGTGGTGGGGGTCGGCGTCGCCCTGCCCCTCGTGCCGCTCACGGCGCTGTGGGCCGGCCAGTACGACCTGCAGATCGACTGGGGCGTCTTCGCGCGCACCGCGGTGGACCTGTGGCTCCTCGGGCACGGCGTGCCGCTCACGGCGTCGCTGGATCCGTCGCTCGCCTCCTCCCTGGGCCTCCCGGGCGTCGACGCGCCGTTCGCGCTGACGCTCGCGCCCCTGGGCTTCGCGCTCCTCACGCTCCTCCTCGGCATCCGCGCCGGCCGCCGCATCGTCGAGACCGACCACCCCGGCGTCGGAGCCGTCTCCGCGGTGGCCACCACCGCCGTGCTGTCCCTCGGCCTCGCGCTCGCGGCGCAGCACGAGGGCGTCTCCCCGGCCGTCGGGCGCGGGGCGATCCTGCCGACGCTGGTCCTCGCGCTCGGCCTCCTCGTCGGCGGGATCGCGCGCGCCGATCGGGCGAGGGCCCGTCGGTGGTGGGGGTCCCTGTCGTCCGGCCGCGCGGCCGGCGCCATCCGGAGCGCCCGCGACGCGTTCGACCGCCTGCCGGACGGCGCGACATCCGTCGCCGCCACGGCCGTCCGCGGGGGAGCGGCCGCGGCGTTCGGGGTCGTGGCGATCTCCGCCGTGGTCGTCGCGGTGCTGCTGGGCCTCCAGTACGCGACCGTCATCACCCTCTACGAGACGCTGCAGACGGGGATCGTCGGCGGCGTCGCCCTCACGCTGGCGCAGATCGCGCTCCTGCCGAACCTCGTGATGTGGGCGGCGTCGTGGCTCATCGGCCCCGGCTTCGCCCTGGGCACCGGGTCGTCCATCTCGCCGCTCGGCACGACCGTCGGCCCGATCCCGTCCGTGCCGGTCCTGGGGGTCCTGCCGCAGGGGGCCTTCGACCTGGGTTACCTCGGCATCCTCGTCCCGGTCGTCGTGTCCTTCGTGGCCGCGGTCGCGCTGTCACCGCGGGTCGCGCGGATCCCCGAGCCCGAGGCGCGGCGCTGGCCGTGGTTCCTCGTAGCGGGACTCGGCATGGGCCTCGTCGGCGCCGTGGTGCTCGCCCTGCTCGCGGTCCTCTCCGGCGGTGCCGCCGGACCGGGGCGGCTGGCCGACGTGGGCCCGGCGGCCGGGTGGATCCTCCTCGTCGCGTTCCTCGAGGTCGGCGTCGCGTCCGTGGCGGGCATGTTCGTCTCCGGCCTGATGGCCCCCCTCGTCCGGCGCAGCCCCGAGGGACGCGGATAG
- the purN gene encoding phosphoribosylglycinamide formyltransferase: MLNLVVLISGSGTNLHALLEAADHADYPARVIAVGADRDADGLLFAEERGIPTFTVPFASFPDRAAWGDELAAAIAGWEPDLVILSGFMRLLPPRAVAAFAPRIVNTHPAYLPEFPGAHAVRDAIVAGATSSGASIIVVDTGVDTGPVLAQERVPVEPDDTEHTLHERIKVVERRLLVDTVRAISLGTIDLKELSPA, encoded by the coding sequence GTGCTCAACCTGGTCGTCCTCATCTCCGGCAGCGGGACCAACCTCCACGCCCTCCTCGAGGCGGCCGACCACGCGGACTACCCGGCTCGGGTGATCGCGGTCGGAGCCGATCGCGACGCCGACGGCCTCCTCTTCGCCGAGGAGCGCGGCATCCCGACCTTCACGGTCCCGTTCGCGAGCTTCCCCGACCGCGCGGCATGGGGCGACGAGCTCGCGGCCGCCATCGCGGGCTGGGAGCCCGACCTCGTCATCCTCAGCGGCTTCATGCGGCTCCTCCCGCCCCGCGCCGTCGCGGCGTTCGCGCCTCGCATCGTCAACACGCACCCGGCGTACCTGCCGGAGTTCCCCGGGGCCCACGCCGTCCGGGACGCCATCGTCGCCGGGGCCACGAGCTCCGGAGCGTCCATCATCGTCGTCGACACCGGGGTCGACACGGGGCCGGTGCTCGCGCAGGAGCGCGTGCCGGTGGAACCGGACGACACCGAGCACACCCTGCACGAGCGCATCAAGGTCGTGGAGCGCAGGCTCCTCGTCGACACGGTGCGCGCGATCTCCCTCGGTACCATCGACCTCAAGGAGCTGTCCCCGGCATGA
- the purH gene encoding bifunctional phosphoribosylaminoimidazolecarboxamide formyltransferase/IMP cyclohydrolase gives MSGPRHDPSLFRDRDGIGVARALVSVSDKTGLLELAQVLAEAGVEIVSTGSTASTIAEAGLPVTQVQDVTGFPESLDGRVKTLHPAVHAGLLADLRLESHEVQLAELGISPFQLVVVNLYPFVETVASGAPASDVIEQIDIGGPAMVRASAKNHANVAIVVSPSSYDEVIQAVRAGGTTLEQRRRLAAAAFAHTADYDRAVADYFRSTVVGPDASGEAGTGWPASWDVGGELAQVLRYGENSHQDAALYRRPDGAGIAQAVQLHGKEMSYNNFVDADAAVRAAYDFAEPAVAIIKHANPCGIAVAAPRAVDAIAAAHRSAHDCDPVSAFGGVIAANRTVTLGMAETVKEIFTEVLVAPGFDEDALTLLKTKKNLRLLTLPEGYHREDLEARQISGGYLVQSGDVFPGDGTRLSASWTLATGDAVDEQTLADLEFAWKACRAVKSNAILLAHHGASVGVGMGQVNRVDSCQLAVQRAGDRASGSVAASDAFFPFADGLQVLLDAGVRAVVQPGGSVRDEEVVEAARAAGVAMYFTGERHFFH, from the coding sequence ATGAGCGGACCCCGTCACGACCCGTCCCTGTTCCGCGATCGAGACGGCATCGGGGTGGCTCGCGCCCTCGTCTCCGTCAGCGACAAGACCGGGCTGCTCGAGCTAGCTCAGGTGCTCGCGGAGGCCGGGGTCGAGATCGTCTCCACCGGATCCACTGCCAGCACCATCGCCGAGGCGGGCCTCCCCGTCACGCAGGTGCAGGACGTGACGGGCTTCCCGGAGTCGCTCGACGGCCGCGTCAAGACGCTGCACCCCGCGGTGCACGCGGGCCTCCTCGCCGACCTCCGGCTCGAGTCGCACGAGGTGCAGCTGGCGGAGCTCGGCATCTCGCCGTTCCAGCTGGTGGTCGTGAACCTCTACCCGTTCGTCGAGACGGTCGCGTCGGGCGCCCCCGCGTCGGACGTGATCGAGCAGATCGACATCGGCGGCCCCGCCATGGTGCGCGCGTCCGCCAAGAACCACGCCAACGTGGCGATCGTCGTGTCCCCGTCCAGCTACGACGAGGTGATCCAGGCCGTGCGCGCCGGGGGGACCACCCTCGAGCAGCGGCGTCGCCTGGCGGCCGCGGCCTTCGCGCACACGGCCGACTACGACCGCGCGGTCGCGGACTACTTCCGGTCGACGGTCGTCGGCCCCGATGCGTCGGGGGAGGCCGGCACCGGATGGCCCGCGAGCTGGGACGTCGGGGGCGAGCTCGCCCAGGTGCTCCGGTACGGCGAGAACTCCCACCAGGACGCGGCCCTCTACCGGCGGCCGGACGGGGCCGGCATCGCCCAGGCGGTGCAGCTGCACGGCAAGGAGATGTCCTACAACAACTTCGTCGACGCGGACGCCGCCGTCCGTGCCGCCTACGACTTCGCGGAGCCGGCGGTCGCCATCATCAAGCACGCGAACCCGTGCGGCATCGCCGTCGCCGCGCCCCGTGCGGTGGACGCGATCGCCGCCGCGCACCGCAGCGCGCACGACTGCGATCCCGTCTCGGCGTTCGGGGGAGTGATCGCGGCCAACCGCACCGTCACGCTGGGCATGGCGGAGACGGTGAAGGAGATATTCACCGAGGTCCTCGTCGCGCCGGGGTTCGACGAGGACGCGCTCACGCTGCTGAAGACGAAGAAGAACCTGCGCCTGCTCACGCTCCCGGAGGGGTACCACCGCGAGGACCTCGAAGCCCGGCAGATCTCGGGCGGCTACCTCGTGCAGTCCGGGGACGTGTTCCCCGGGGACGGAACGCGCCTGTCGGCGTCGTGGACCCTCGCCACCGGGGACGCCGTGGACGAGCAGACGCTCGCGGACCTGGAGTTCGCGTGGAAGGCCTGCCGCGCGGTGAAGTCGAACGCGATCCTGCTCGCCCACCACGGTGCCTCCGTCGGGGTCGGCATGGGCCAGGTCAACCGGGTGGACTCCTGCCAGCTCGCCGTGCAGCGCGCGGGCGATCGGGCGTCCGGATCGGTGGCCGCGTCCGATGCGTTCTTCCCGTTCGCCGACGGACTGCAGGTCCTGCTCGACGCCGGCGTCCGCGCGGTGGTCCAGCCCGGGGGATCGGTGCGCGACGAGGAGGTCGTCGAGGCCGCCCGCGCCGCCGGCGTCGCCATGTACTTCACGGGGGAGCGCCACTTCTTCCACTGA
- the ddaH gene encoding dimethylargininase, translating to MSAALVSAGVSAILGLLFSVLTLFSANQPGAAVLVTLLDYWTVHTLVAFVLLAALAGIGMHRRLWTSILGSVIAAVVGALIGSLVGAMGQGATITGDIVGPLLETLLGLNLMFVLGVSLASVLLGRRLWIRLGGSGGDAVARERVALVRIPSSRLAEGELTHLDRRPVDSELADQQWERYVLALEESGWSTREVPPADDHPDSVFVEDAVLVLGTTAVLLTSGADSRRGERAGVERALEDMDLEVTSIDLPATIDGGDVLEVGRTLYVGASSRTNAAGIQRLREIAVPLGYAVVGVPVTRTLHLKSQVTALPDGTVIGYEPLVDETRLFPSFLPVPEAEGTAVVVLDDHSLLLSAAAPRTADLLRTLGYEVVSVDISEFEKLEGCVTCLSVRIG from the coding sequence TTGTCCGCGGCCCTCGTCTCCGCGGGCGTCTCCGCGATCCTCGGTCTCCTCTTCAGCGTCCTGACGCTCTTCAGCGCCAACCAGCCGGGTGCCGCGGTCCTGGTGACCCTGCTCGACTACTGGACCGTCCACACGCTCGTGGCATTCGTGCTCCTCGCCGCCCTCGCGGGCATCGGGATGCATCGCCGGCTGTGGACGTCGATCCTCGGCTCCGTGATCGCTGCGGTCGTCGGCGCGCTGATCGGCAGCCTCGTCGGTGCCATGGGCCAGGGCGCCACCATCACCGGTGACATCGTCGGCCCGCTGCTGGAGACGCTCCTCGGCCTCAACCTCATGTTCGTGCTCGGGGTCTCGCTCGCGTCGGTCCTCCTGGGTCGACGTCTGTGGATCCGGCTCGGGGGATCGGGGGGCGACGCGGTCGCCCGGGAGCGCGTCGCGCTCGTGCGCATCCCCTCCTCCCGGCTCGCCGAGGGCGAGCTGACGCACCTGGACCGCCGTCCTGTCGACTCCGAGCTCGCCGACCAGCAGTGGGAGCGCTACGTGCTCGCGCTCGAGGAGAGCGGGTGGTCCACCCGCGAGGTGCCGCCGGCCGACGACCACCCCGACTCGGTCTTCGTGGAGGACGCGGTCCTGGTCCTCGGCACCACGGCCGTGCTCCTCACCTCCGGTGCGGACTCCCGCCGCGGCGAGCGCGCCGGCGTGGAGCGCGCGCTCGAGGACATGGACCTCGAGGTGACGTCGATCGACCTGCCCGCGACCATCGACGGCGGGGACGTGCTCGAGGTCGGGCGCACGCTCTACGTCGGGGCGAGCAGCCGGACCAACGCTGCGGGGATCCAGCGCCTGCGCGAGATCGCCGTGCCGCTCGGATACGCCGTGGTGGGCGTCCCGGTCACGAGGACCCTCCACCTCAAGTCGCAGGTCACCGCGCTCCCGGACGGCACGGTCATCGGGTACGAGCCGCTGGTCGACGAGACGCGTCTGTTCCCGTCCTTCCTCCCCGTGCCCGAGGCGGAGGGGACGGCCGTCGTCGTGCTCGACGACCACAGTCTGCTCCTCTCGGCCGCGGCACCCCGCACGGCCGACCTGCTCCGCACCCTGGGCTACGAGGTCGTCTCCGTCGACATCAGCGAGTTCGAGAAGCTCGAGGGCTGCGTCACCTGCCTGTCGGTGCGCATCGGCTGA